From the Vibrio natriegens NBRC 15636 = ATCC 14048 = DSM 759 genome, the window ATAAAAAGCTCAGTGGCTACTTCGATGATGCGAATTCTTTTTTGTTGAGTGGACGCGCGCATAACAAAACCTAGCTTAAATCAGACTGTTCAGTACAGTACCACTATTGGCAAGGAGAGACACATCTTTTTGTCTTGCGGTACAAAAATGGCGACCTGATGTCGCCATTTCGTAAAGTGCTATTTTAACGTCGATAGTACAAAGAAATACGATTTCCATCGATTTCTTGAACGACAAAACGAATCTCATAAATATCGCTTAGTACCGCTTCGTCAATGACTTCTTCTACCGTTCCAGCTTTAATAACTTCGCCCAGCTTCATTGCGACGATATGGTCGGAATAACAGGAAGCAAAGTTTATATCGTGAATTACGATCACCACGGCTTTGTTCTTCAGTTTAGCTAACTTGTGCAGTGTGCTCATGATATCGACGGAGTGCTTGATATCGAGGTTATTGAGTGGCTCATCAAGAAAAATGTAATCAGTGTCTTGTGCGACGACCATCGCAATAAACGCCATTTGTCTCTGACCACCAGACAGCTGGTCAATAAAGCGATCTTGCAAATGGTCGATTTCCAGGTGCTGCATAGACTCTTCAATGATGCGATGGTCTTGTTCTGTTAAGCGCCCCTGAGAGTATGGGAAGCGCCCGAACGCGACTAAATCACGCACAGTAAAACGCATATTGATATTGTTGGACTGACGCAGCACGGAAAGGCGCTTGGCCAAATCTTCCGTGTTCCATTGGTCGAGCGGTTTGTCACCGATCACGACGGTACCTGCATCGCTTTCTGTCAGGCGACTTGCCATGGAAAGCAGGGTACTTTTACCTGCGCCATTTGGGCCAATAATACTGGTCACTTTACCAAGTGGGAAAAGGGCATCAGCATTTTTTACCACGTATTTTTCATTATATTTTTTACTTAAACCTTGAATACGGATCATGTGATGTACCTTTAATCGAATTTATTTTTCATAAGTAGAACTAGGAAGTAACCGCCGCCAAAAAAGTTGATGATGACACTGATGGTGGTATCGAAATCGAATAGGTTTTCGACGACCCACTGGCCACCAGACAGCAATACAACAGACAGTACAGAACTGGCGACGATCAGCAGGCGATGCTGGTAACCAGTGAAAATTTGACGCGTCAGCGCGACAACAATTAATCCAAAGAACAGGATTGGACCAATCAACGCGGTGGAGATCGAAACCATCAGTGTGATGATGAACATCACCTGCATCGTCAGTTTGTGTGTGTCGATACCCAAACTCTTGGCGTTGTCCACACCCAGCCACATCACATCCAACTTATGTGAGATACGAATTAAATAAGCGCCGCAAAGCAACATCGGAGCGACACACCAGTAAACCAGTTCACCGTTGATGTTGTTAAAGCTGGCAAACATGGAACCCTGTATTAAGTTAAACTCATCTGGGTCCGTCACCATAGTGAAGAAGCCAGTGATGCTACTGAACAAGCTGCTGAGCACGATACCAATTAATAACAGCGTGAAGATGTTTCGCTGACGGCCTCTAAAGTAGAAGCTGAATAGGGTCATGGCACACACAATCATGATGCCTGTAGACAGGACGAAATTGAGTTTACTGTTGATGACCCAAACACTCAGGCCACCAAACATTACCACCAATACCACCTGAATCATCACGTACAGGGAGTCAAAACCGAGAATCGACGGGGTCAGAATTCGGTTATTAGTGATGGTCTGGAAAATCAATGACGAGGAGGCAATGGCAATTGCTGCCAATACAATCGCCAGAACTTTAGGCACACGACGAGACAAGAAAAATTGGTAGTTGTCCGGAGTTAAACCTTTGCCGATAAATACGGCGCATATCAGTACTGCGACAGCCGCGAGTACGATGACTTTAATGGAATCACGCATTCGCTTTGTCTCTCAATACCAGGTAAATGAAAACAGAACCGCCTAAGATGCTGATGATCATCGAAATAGGGATTTCATAAGGGAAGATAATCAAACGCCCTAAAATGTCACAGGTCAGTACCAGAATCACGCCTGCATAAGCAGTCCAAGGTAAGTTGCGACGCATGTTATCGCCGATAAATATCGACACAAGGTTTGGCACGATGAGACCAAGGAACGGAATCATCCCCACAATCATCACGACAGACGATGACAATACCGCGACCAAGATAACGCCAATAAGTACGATGCGCTGGTAGTTTAAGCCGATGTTTTTCGCGAAACTCTCACCAACACTGGCAGCACTAAATCGGTTGGCATAAGCGTAAGCCAGCACCGATACAGGGAGCGCCAAATATAAAAACTCGTAGTTACCCTGTAAAACAGAAGCGAAGTTCGCGACCGTCCAGGAGCCAAGTGTCTGCACTAGATCATATTTATACGCGACAAAGGTCGTCATAGAAGAGACCACATTGCCATACATGATGCCTATCAGTGGTACTAAAACTGTGTTTTTGAACTTCAAACGCTGTAGAAAGCGAACAAAAATCACCGTACCAAGCACAGAAAAAGCGAAGATGGTAATGAGGTGAACCCAGCTGCTCATATCGGCAAAGAAGATCAAAGCGATGATGTAACCGAACATTGCCCAGTCCACAGTGCCAGTTGTTGACGGCGCAGCGAAGCGGTTCTGAACAATTTGTTGCATGATCAATCCAGCAATACTCAAACCTGCGCCGGCTAAAACAATGGCAATTAATCGCGGCAGTCGACTGACCAACAAGATGTTCAAACTGTGACTGTCACCAGCCAAAATTTGCGAGAGAGATACGTTTGCTACCCCGACTAGCAAAGAGATGCCAGCGAGGATGATGAGCAAAGCAAACGCCAAAATATGATGTAATTTCATAGTGAAGATTTAGGTTTATAAATACGACAATGACCTTTCACGCCATAAGCGGAAAGGTCATCTTTTATAGGGTGATTAACGTGGGCTTATTAGTTAACAACGACTTGGTTTAGCTCTTTAATCATGGTTTGAGTTGAGTGGTAACCGCCAGCAGTCAAGTACCAGGCCGCCGGGTCAATAAACATCACGCGACCATTTTTCGCTGCTGGTGTTGATTTGACGAGGTCGTTATCAAACAATGCTTTCGCTTTACCGTTGCTCTGGCCAATTGCCTGCTCACGGTCTAAAACCAACAGAACTTCTGGTTGTGCATCGGCAATGTATTCAAATGAGATCAGGTTGCCGTGATTACCAGAGACGGATTCTACGTTTTGAGACGTTGATGGCGCGAAACCAGCTTCATCATATACAAATGAGAAACGGCTCTTTTCGCCAAACATAGCTAGGCTATTGCCGCTGTTCGAAACAGTTAAAGCGCGAGGAGGATGTTGTGCCACTTTACTGTGAAGCGTATCTATTTGACCTTGAACGTCTTTGATCAATTGATCCGCTCTATCGCTCTTTTCGAAGATTTCGCCTAGTGTACGCCAGTGTTTTTGTGTGGTTTTCCAGTAGTCTTTGGTATCAATCTCGAACATGTACGTTGGTGCGATGTCTTTTAGATCTTTATAGATGGTCGCCATGCGCGCTTCTGCAATGATCAGATCAGGTTTCAACGTAAACAAGGTTTCGAAATTCACTTCTTTCACGCTGCCTGTGTTTTCCACAGAGTCGCCTTTGTACTTTTCCAGTGTGGTTGGAAGTAGTGTCTTTGGTACGCCAATTGGTGTAACACCCAGAGCATCGACGTAATCAAGGCTGCCGTAGCCGAGAACGACTACGCGTTTCGGTACTTCATTAATTTCTACCGAGCCCATGCTGTGTTGGTAGGTTTTTGCGAATGCCCCGATAGGCGCTAATGCCAGTAGTAGCGCACTTGTTGCTACACGAAGAGAAGTTTTACCAAACATAATGATTCCCAAAAAGGTCTATAAGTCAGTCATCTAACTGGAAAGCGTTTAAAAAAGAAAACAGAGCAAAAGATGATCTGAAAGTACTGAAACTTAAGTTGATTAAAATCAAATAAGAATGATTATTGATTGCAGACACGTTATCAGATAGGTTATAACCAGCAACTGAATTGTCAGAATAGTGAGTATTCAAAAAGTGAATTTAGCCCAGGTAGAATTAAACTTACTGTTTATTCTCAAGAGCTTACTTGAAGAGAAGCACGTATCCAATACCGCAGTTTTGCTGAATATGAGCCAGCCCTCCGTCAGTCGGTCTTTACAAAAGCTGAGAAATTTGTTTAACGACGAGCTACTTGTGAGAACCGCTCATGGCTATGAGTTGACTCCCAAAGCCGAAGTCATCAAACAAGATCTAACCACTGTGCTAACGGGTTTAGAGAAGTTAATGCATGGTCAGTCTTTTGTTCCGGAGAAGAGTAAAGGTACGATACGCTTCTATGGTTTAGTCCCTCAAGTGACCATGTTGTTGCCTAGTGTAATTTCACGCATTCGCCAAGAAGCACCCAATATGATTGTCGATGTCGACTCTATTCCTAAAAGGCATTTTGATGGTTTGATCACGGGTGACGTGCATTTTGTGCTTTCTACCGCTTCGCCCCCAAGCTCTGAGCAAAACTTGTATCGCATGAAAGTTGCAAGCCGCGACTATCGATTCTTGATGAGCGAGTCTCATCCGTTAGCGGATGTTGAAGATTTGACGATAGACATGTTACTTGAATGCAACTTTGGCCAGATTTCTCTTCAGGGCGGCAAAACGCTGTCTATTTACCATCGGTTTGCCGAACTTGGTGTAGTGGATAAGAGCCGAAGTTTGTCGATACCCATACAGCTTTCCAATTTTAATGCAGCGCCAGCCATTGCTGAAGAGACGGATGTGATATTCCATTTGCCGACCCCATTTGCGGAAGGGGCATGTGTTGGACGTAAGCTGATCACGAAAACGGTACCCGAAGAAATTCGTCTTGATAGTGAATCGGTTTATCTCTATTGGCATAAGCGCTACCACAATGATCCGATGTGTAACTGGGTTAAGTCCTTGTTTAAAGAAATATACGGGTCCATCGAAGGTGAATGATTAAATTTTTAGTTATTCATTTTTTGCATAGTGGTAATTTACTGCCTGTATACGGGGAGACTTGTTTTAGCAAAATAAAACCTATTTAATGCGAACCATTATCATTATAACTTTCAATAATAATAACAGGTTTTAATATGTCTAAAACTACTCTGGTAGCACCAAAACCATTAGCAGTGGCGATCGGTGCACTATGCGCCTCAATGTCAGTTTTTGCTGATACAACCCCAACTAAAGTCGATGAACAAATGGTTGTGACGGCAACACGTACGCAGATGGAGCTGAAAAGCGCACCTGCGTCTATGTCCGTGATTACGGCAGAAGACATCGAGAATGATCCGGGTATTACGTTAGCGGATATCGTTGCGAACCAAACCAGTGTGGAAGCTGATTACGACAGTACGCGAGCTGGGCGTCAGCAGATTTCTATTCGTGGTATGGATTCAAAATACACCCTCATTATGGTGAATGGGCGTCGTATGAGTTCTGCGAGTGCGATTGTCCGTGGTAACGATTTCGATCTCTCTGCGATTCCAATGGACTCAATTGAACGTGTTGAAATCATCCGTGGTCCTATGTCTGCACTTTACGGTTCAGATGGCATGGGTGGTACGATCAACATCATCACTAAGTCGCCGGAAAATGACTGGAGTTCTCAGTTAAGTCTGGATAACGCGACACCAAATGACGGCAACGGCGGGCAGAAATATACGGTTGGTTTAACCACATCAGGTGCCTTAATTGATGACACATTGTTCGCGCGTTTTTCCGTTTCTCAAACCAGTCGTGATGCGTGGCAGCCATATTCAGGCACTAAGACTGCGCGAGGCGTTGAATATGATCGTTCGGATATCACGGCTTTAGAAGGGCGCGATACGTTAGCGATGTTTGGTACATTGTCATGGCACTTATCCGACACTCAGTTTATTGATTTAGACTTAGGTTATAGCAATGACGAGCGTGACACGGTTGCTGAAAGCGCAACGACGGTCTTGTCTTCAAACTCTCGAGTTCGACGTGATAGCCAGGCAATTTCACATACTGGCTTATGGTCTTGGGGTGACACACAAGTACGTTACTCACGCGAAAACGTAGAGAATATCGATGCGGCAAATGATGGTGTGGATTCCATCGAAGAACTGACACAAATTGTGGAAGCATCGGCAACAACGTATTTTGGCGATAGTCATACGTTCACGTTTGGTATGGACTACCAAAACAGTGAGCTGACTAACCCAGAAAACCTCGTGGGCAACAAAGCAGAAGCTTACCAAGGCGCTGTGTTTGCTCAGGATCAGTGGGAAATGACGGATACTTTAACCGCAACCATTGGTGGCCGTTTGGACAAGCATGAGCAATTCGGTGAAGAGTTCAGCCCGCGTGTTTACCTGGTACACCAAACCACAGATTCACTGGTTCTAAAAGGTGGAGTAGGCAAAGCATTTAAAGCGCCAACCATGACACAAAATAACCCAGACTTTAAGTTGATCAGCTGTAAAGGTAACTGTGACATTCAGGGTAATGAAGACCTGGAAGCAGAGACCAGCATCAACTATGAGCTTTCTGCACTGTACAGTGCTCGTAACTGGGATATTGAAACGGCGTTATTCCGTAACGAGGTTGAAAACCTGATTGAGCAAACCGATGTGTTCTGTGAAACAGGAACGTGGTCAAGCTCTGTTATGAGTTGTATCGACGAGAATGGTGACCCAATTGATCGTGAGCTTTCTAACCCATACAAGTCATTTAAAAACGTCTCAAAAGCCGTTATCCAAGGGGTTGAGCTGTCAGGCAACATTCAGCTTTCTGATCAGTGGGCAATGTCGGGTAACTACACGTACCTGGATACAGAAGACAAGTCGACCGGTGAAGAGCTGAATGAGCGCTACAAGCACTCGGCATTTGCTCGCCTGAACTGGTACCCAACCAAAGACTTGGATCTGTTTGCGAGCGCTCGTTACCGTGGTGAACGTAAGATTGACTCTGAGCTGACTCAAGACTCTTACACAACGTTAGATATGGGTACGGTATATCATGTGAACGATTCACTGCGCATTCGCGCGGGTATCACCAATCTAACTGATGAGAGTGTCTCGAAAGAGCTTGAAGACATTGGTTATGTTGAAGCGCCACGTACTTACTATGTTGGTATGACAGCAGATTTCTAACCAGAAACTCAAATGATAAAGGGGCGTCGCAGTTTGCACTGTGACGCCCCTTTTCTTTTCCTATTCAGATATTAACTAGCCTGAGTTACTTCATCGGCTATGTGCTCTGTAGGTAGGGATGAACTGAATCCTCGCAGGATATTCATCAATGTAATTGCAGTAAACAGTGCGATGACCAGTGACAGGTGCCACGCCTCACTCAAACCGAACTGGACTAACGTCAAACTCACCAGAGAAGAAGCGATCATTTGGCCACCACCGGACATTGCTGCGGCCGTTCCTGCTTGTTCCTTATAAGGTTGCATGACCAAAGCCTGAGCACACGGCAAAGCAATACCGTTACCCAATATCATCAGTAGTTGCCCCAGCATCAAATACAACGGCTCTACCGGACAGAAGAACAACCATATCGCCGCACTGATATGCAACACCGGCGTACATAGCAGCATCTTTTTGTTGCCAATGATCGGGCGGGCGCGGTTACAAATGGTTGTTCCGCCCAGCATACCCAGAGCGGGAATAAGTGCCCACATCGCGTATTCATCGGAAGTCATACCGATTTGATCCTGCATAATAAACGGCATGACAGACACGGTTGTGATCATCAAACTGAAGTTAAGCCAACTTATGCTAGCAAAGCTCATGAAGTAACGTGAGGTGAGTAGATTTCGGTACTGGCGTAACATCGTCTTAGGTGACGGAATGGAAGAACGCTTTGAAATTGTCTCGGTGAAGCGAAATGCAATGATTACCCAGGCGATCGACACATAACCTAACAACGAAATAAACACCATACTCCAGCCGAAATGGAAGTTGATAAAACCACCAATAACGGGTGCCATCAGAGGTGTGATAGAAGCTGCCATCGCAATGTAAGACATCGCGACCGGAAGTTCGCTACCGCTAAAGCGATCACGGGTAGAAGCTCGGGCTAATACAGCGCAGCAGCCAGTACCTAATCCTTGCAGAAAACGCCCCATGACCATGCCAGTAAAAGTCTGGCTCATAAATATGATCATCAGTAGCCCTGACATGGCAATCAGCAGTCCGGTTAACAAGACTTTTTTTCTGCCTAAAGCATCGGATATGGGGCCATAGATAAACTGGGACGGGCCAAAACCAAGTAAGTAAATACTTACTAATAGCTGAGCTTGGTCGAGTGAAATCGAGAAGTCTTTTGCTATCCATGGCAAAGATGGCATCACCAATCCCATACTCAGCTGACCGACACTGATAATCAGGCAGGCGAGTAAAATGGAACGAAAGTTAATGGCATTCTTCATGATGATTCACCATTTGAAAGACCAGATCTTCCACGTGTTCTCATTCCGCCCTCATCGTCAAACTCATTCAGTTTGGCTTTGACGCGTTTTACTGTCGATAAGCTGACATCACACTGCTGAGCAACACTGTGTAGCGTGTTACCTTCAAGCAGTAGTGTTGCGATTTGTTGATGCTTGGCTTTGTCTGCAGGGCGACCGCGAAATTTTTGTTTCCATCTATCGGGCTCACCTTTAATCGCACGTCGACCTTGCTCTGCGGCAAACAAGCGATGCTGGGTTTGTACTTTTCCGTAACCAGACAGCAAGGTGGTCAAGGTCTTGGTTTCAACCGATCCTGGCTCGAAACAAAGTGGCTCGCACACCGTTTTCAGTGTCACGTTTTTATTTAGTAATAGCTCGATGGTATTGAGTGACTGACTGAAATCACGTCCAAAAGTCGTTAGCCACCAAATGATGATGGTATCGCCAGGTTTGATGATTTCGAGTAATTGTTGGAATGACTCACGCTCGGTCGGTGGTATGCAGCCACGCGCTTTGTCTTCAAAATGTTGCGCGTCAGGAGCCGCCGCTTTCAAAATTGATAGGTTCTCGCTGTAAGCACGATTTCGAGGCGAATAGCGAGAATAGAGGTAGGTTGTCATGATGGTTTGCCTCGTAAAGAATTTGGTTCATATAATGTAATGGTTCATAAATATACGCTGGTTCATTAATACTTACAACACCAAATGAACCAAAGATAAGGAAACCAGCAGAAATAAAAAAAGCCAGTCAAAAAATTTTTGACTGGCTTGGTATTAAAACCTAATGGCAGGGGGGGCCGTATTTCATCTTATCTATCTCCTCATTTCTCTGGGGCGAGAAATGAGATAGGGCAGTGGTTAACTAAGAGACGAAACGTTTAAGCGGTTGCTTGCTTATTCTGTTTTGCCTTTTCACGCATGCCCAATACGACGGTCAGGGCAAATGCGGTGATGAAAGAGATAATCATGCCAATGATGTAGTAGCTTATTTTGTCTGGTGAGATAGAGATAATGCCAGGTAAGCCTGCTGCACCAAGTGCTTGCGCTTTCACGTTAAATAGGGTGATAAACGCACTCGCAACGGCTGAGCCTACGATTGCTGCTAAGAACGGGTAGCGAAGCTTCAGGTTCACACCGAACATTGCTGGCTCGGTAATACCCAATAACCCAGTGATACCAGATGGGACAGCGATGCCTTTCATTTTCGTATCGCGCGTTGTGAAACCTACCGCTAATGCAGCTGCGCCTTGAGCGACATTCGACATGGCAGCAATAGGGAAAATAAATGTACCGCCGGTGGTTGCGATGTCTGCCAATAGCTGAGTTTCAATTGCGATGAAGCTGTGGTGCATACCGGTAATAACAAATGGAGCGTAGATAAAGCCAAACAGAGCGCCACCAACAAAACCAGCCGAATCGTATAGCCAGTTCAGACCATCACCCAGCATAAAGCCAAGGTCACGAGTAAACGGACCGACCAAAGTGAACGTCACAAAGCCAGTAATAAAGATAGCCAGCATTGGGGTTAGCAAGTTATCCAATACGGACGGGATAATTTTACGCAGGCCAAGTTCGACTTTTGCCAGAATAAACGCAGACACCAAAACAGGGAGTACTGAGCCTTGGTAGCCGACTTTTTGGATCTCCAAGCCCAGAATATTCCAAGTTGGGACCGTGCCCGAAACCGATGCACTGCCGAAGCCCCAGCCATTCAGTAAGTCTGGGTGAACCATCAGCATGCCAAGTGCAGCACCCAAGAATGGGTTACCACCAAATTTCTTCGAAGCAGAAAACGCCAATAAAACAGGTAAATAAACAAAAGGCGCGTTGGCGAATGTGTTGATCATGCTCGCTAGGTCTGCCAGGCCTGGGTACGCTTCGATGATCGACTGACCTTCAATAAACAAACCTTGTGCGGTAAGCAGATTGAAAAGACCCATAAGCAGACCGCCGGCAACGATCGCGGGGATGATTGGAACAAAAATATCCGACAGTCCTTTCACTGCACGTTGAACGATATTTTGTTTCTGAGCACCTGCTGACGCGACGTCGTTGGTAGACATTTCGGCCAGGCCAGTCTGTTTCGCCATTTCGGCGTAAACCTGGTTTACAATGCCAGAGCCGAAAATAATCTGATACTGACCAGCAACTTTGAACTGACCTTTAACCCCGTCTAATTCGCCTATGGCTTCTTCATTGACTTTTTCTTCGTCTTTTAGCGCTAAGCGTAGACGCGTAGCGCAGTGAGCAAGGGCTTGTAGGTTATCTTTACCGCCTAAGTGCTCTAGTAATTGTTTTGCTATGACTGGATAGTTCATTGCACACCCCGATTGGTATTACTGAAATTTAAAATGTATCCAAGTGCTATCGCCAATATTACAGATTGATTATTGTTACTGAATCACCTGTTTTACCACTCGTTCTCGAGGGGATGTTTGACTTTATAATACTCAAGCCCACTTGTGTTTGTGGTCTGAGTACCTATCAGCACCTGATTTATCGTTTTTGTATTTTTGGGAACGTTTGCAAAATGGATTTTTGATGATTATTCACAAGTGGTCAAAACAAAAGACTGAAATGTGTGAGTGTGATCCCCATATTCGTCAACAAAATTCCGCTTAACGAGGGTAAAATCACGTTAATTGACTAGGGATACAGAGCGCTTTCTGCAAACAATCCCAATAAATAAGTGGAATAGGGGCAATATG encodes:
- a CDS encoding ABC transporter ATP-binding protein encodes the protein MIRIQGLSKKYNEKYVVKNADALFPLGKVTSIIGPNGAGKSTLLSMASRLTESDAGTVVIGDKPLDQWNTEDLAKRLSVLRQSNNINMRFTVRDLVAFGRFPYSQGRLTEQDHRIIEESMQHLEIDHLQDRFIDQLSGGQRQMAFIAMVVAQDTDYIFLDEPLNNLDIKHSVDIMSTLHKLAKLKNKAVVIVIHDINFASCYSDHIVAMKLGEVIKAGTVEEVIDEAVLSDIYEIRFVVQEIDGNRISLYYRR
- a CDS encoding multidrug effflux MFS transporter translates to MKNAINFRSILLACLIISVGQLSMGLVMPSLPWIAKDFSISLDQAQLLVSIYLLGFGPSQFIYGPISDALGRKKVLLTGLLIAMSGLLMIIFMSQTFTGMVMGRFLQGLGTGCCAVLARASTRDRFSGSELPVAMSYIAMAASITPLMAPVIGGFINFHFGWSMVFISLLGYVSIAWVIIAFRFTETISKRSSIPSPKTMLRQYRNLLTSRYFMSFASISWLNFSLMITTVSVMPFIMQDQIGMTSDEYAMWALIPALGMLGGTTICNRARPIIGNKKMLLCTPVLHISAAIWLFFCPVEPLYLMLGQLLMILGNGIALPCAQALVMQPYKEQAGTAAAMSGGGQMIASSLVSLTLVQFGLSEAWHLSLVIALFTAITLMNILRGFSSSLPTEHIADEVTQAS
- a CDS encoding ABC transporter permease is translated as MKLHHILAFALLIILAGISLLVGVANVSLSQILAGDSHSLNILLVSRLPRLIAIVLAGAGLSIAGLIMQQIVQNRFAAPSTTGTVDWAMFGYIIALIFFADMSSWVHLITIFAFSVLGTVIFVRFLQRLKFKNTVLVPLIGIMYGNVVSSMTTFVAYKYDLVQTLGSWTVANFASVLQGNYEFLYLALPVSVLAYAYANRFSAASVGESFAKNIGLNYQRIVLIGVILVAVLSSSVVMIVGMIPFLGLIVPNLVSIFIGDNMRRNLPWTAYAGVILVLTCDILGRLIIFPYEIPISMIISILGGSVFIYLVLRDKANA
- a CDS encoding TonB-dependent receptor domain-containing protein, with translation MSKTTLVAPKPLAVAIGALCASMSVFADTTPTKVDEQMVVTATRTQMELKSAPASMSVITAEDIENDPGITLADIVANQTSVEADYDSTRAGRQQISIRGMDSKYTLIMVNGRRMSSASAIVRGNDFDLSAIPMDSIERVEIIRGPMSALYGSDGMGGTINIITKSPENDWSSQLSLDNATPNDGNGGQKYTVGLTTSGALIDDTLFARFSVSQTSRDAWQPYSGTKTARGVEYDRSDITALEGRDTLAMFGTLSWHLSDTQFIDLDLGYSNDERDTVAESATTVLSSNSRVRRDSQAISHTGLWSWGDTQVRYSRENVENIDAANDGVDSIEELTQIVEASATTYFGDSHTFTFGMDYQNSELTNPENLVGNKAEAYQGAVFAQDQWEMTDTLTATIGGRLDKHEQFGEEFSPRVYLVHQTTDSLVLKGGVGKAFKAPTMTQNNPDFKLISCKGNCDIQGNEDLEAETSINYELSALYSARNWDIETALFRNEVENLIEQTDVFCETGTWSSSVMSCIDENGDPIDRELSNPYKSFKNVSKAVIQGVELSGNIQLSDQWAMSGNYTYLDTEDKSTGEELNERYKHSAFARLNWYPTKDLDLFASARYRGERKIDSELTQDSYTTLDMGTVYHVNDSLRIRAGITNLTDESVSKELEDIGYVEAPRTYYVGMTADF
- a CDS encoding iron chelate uptake ABC transporter family permease subunit codes for the protein MRDSIKVIVLAAVAVLICAVFIGKGLTPDNYQFFLSRRVPKVLAIVLAAIAIASSSLIFQTITNNRILTPSILGFDSLYVMIQVVLVVMFGGLSVWVINSKLNFVLSTGIMIVCAMTLFSFYFRGRQRNIFTLLLIGIVLSSLFSSITGFFTMVTDPDEFNLIQGSMFASFNNINGELVYWCVAPMLLCGAYLIRISHKLDVMWLGVDNAKSLGIDTHKLTMQVMFIITLMVSISTALIGPILFFGLIVVALTRQIFTGYQHRLLIVASSVLSVVLLSGGQWVVENLFDFDTTISVIINFFGGGYFLVLLMKNKFD
- a CDS encoding siderophore ABC transporter substrate-binding protein, translating into MFGKTSLRVATSALLLALAPIGAFAKTYQHSMGSVEINEVPKRVVVLGYGSLDYVDALGVTPIGVPKTLLPTTLEKYKGDSVENTGSVKEVNFETLFTLKPDLIIAEARMATIYKDLKDIAPTYMFEIDTKDYWKTTQKHWRTLGEIFEKSDRADQLIKDVQGQIDTLHSKVAQHPPRALTVSNSGNSLAMFGEKSRFSFVYDEAGFAPSTSQNVESVSGNHGNLISFEYIADAQPEVLLVLDREQAIGQSNGKAKALFDNDLVKSTPAAKNGRVMFIDPAAWYLTAGGYHSTQTMIKELNQVVVN
- a CDS encoding recombinase family protein, producing MTTYLYSRYSPRNRAYSENLSILKAAAPDAQHFEDKARGCIPPTERESFQQLLEIIKPGDTIIIWWLTTFGRDFSQSLNTIELLLNKNVTLKTVCEPLCFEPGSVETKTLTTLLSGYGKVQTQHRLFAAEQGRRAIKGEPDRWKQKFRGRPADKAKHQQIATLLLEGNTLHSVAQQCDVSLSTVKRVKAKLNEFDDEGGMRTRGRSGLSNGESS
- a CDS encoding sucrose-specific PTS transporter subunit IIBC, with product MNYPVIAKQLLEHLGGKDNLQALAHCATRLRLALKDEEKVNEEAIGELDGVKGQFKVAGQYQIIFGSGIVNQVYAEMAKQTGLAEMSTNDVASAGAQKQNIVQRAVKGLSDIFVPIIPAIVAGGLLMGLFNLLTAQGLFIEGQSIIEAYPGLADLASMINTFANAPFVYLPVLLAFSASKKFGGNPFLGAALGMLMVHPDLLNGWGFGSASVSGTVPTWNILGLEIQKVGYQGSVLPVLVSAFILAKVELGLRKIIPSVLDNLLTPMLAIFITGFVTFTLVGPFTRDLGFMLGDGLNWLYDSAGFVGGALFGFIYAPFVITGMHHSFIAIETQLLADIATTGGTFIFPIAAMSNVAQGAAALAVGFTTRDTKMKGIAVPSGITGLLGITEPAMFGVNLKLRYPFLAAIVGSAVASAFITLFNVKAQALGAAGLPGIISISPDKISYYIIGMIISFITAFALTVVLGMREKAKQNKQATA
- a CDS encoding LysR family transcriptional regulator, translating into MNLAQVELNLLFILKSLLEEKHVSNTAVLLNMSQPSVSRSLQKLRNLFNDELLVRTAHGYELTPKAEVIKQDLTTVLTGLEKLMHGQSFVPEKSKGTIRFYGLVPQVTMLLPSVISRIRQEAPNMIVDVDSIPKRHFDGLITGDVHFVLSTASPPSSEQNLYRMKVASRDYRFLMSESHPLADVEDLTIDMLLECNFGQISLQGGKTLSIYHRFAELGVVDKSRSLSIPIQLSNFNAAPAIAEETDVIFHLPTPFAEGACVGRKLITKTVPEEIRLDSESVYLYWHKRYHNDPMCNWVKSLFKEIYGSIEGE